A stretch of DNA from Rheinheimera sp. MMS21-TC3:
TTAGTAAAGTTGCTGATAAACGAGCCGGATAAGGACTTAATAATAATAAATAGCCATTTTTAGGTGGCTCTTCTAATGTTTTTAATAAAGCATTAGCAGCCGCTTCTGTAAGACGTTCAGCATTCGCCAGTAATACCAACTTATTTTGTTGTTGCTGGGCTGTACTTTGCATAAACAAGGTTATTTGTCTTACCGCATCTACCCCAACACTAGTATTAGTGGTATCAACTAGAAGAAAGTCTGCATGATTGCCTGCTTGGTGTAATAAGCAACTTTTACATTGACCACAAGGCTTTACACTGTTGGTGCATAACAAGCTACTAATTAACCAGTTCGCTAATGTTGTTTTACCTATCCCTAGAGGGCCAGTAAATAACATGGCATGGGCTAAGTTATTATTTGCGACTAAAGTACTAAGGTTAGTCTGATAGGATTGCAACCAAGGTAACATTTACAGCTTAACTCTTGTATTTAAAGCCGCAACAATATCAGCATGTACCTGCTGAATATCTTGGCTAGCATCAATGGTGATTATATTAGGCTCGGTGGCAGCAATTTGTTGATATTTAGCTCGGGTGCGTTGGAAAAAAGCTAGTTGCTCTTGCTCTATTCTATCTAACTTGCCGCGCGCTAAAGCCCGTTGTAAACCAATTTTAGGGTCGATATCTAAATATAAAGTCAGATCCGGTTGTTTTCCAGCAAGAACTGCACGACGTAAATCATTAATAAAAGCTTCATCTAGCTGTCTGCCACCACCTTGATAAGCACGGGATGACAGATCATG
This window harbors:
- a CDS encoding AAA family ATPase encodes the protein MLPWLQSYQTNLSTLVANNNLAHAMLFTGPLGIGKTTLANWLISSLLCTNSVKPCGQCKSCLLHQAGNHADFLLVDTTNTSVGVDAVRQITLFMQSTAQQQQNKLVLLANAERLTEAAANALLKTLEEPPKNGYLLLLSPYPARLSATLLSRLQHWPLAAQFDGRAQHWLEQHSNRAVPDFLLRYCSGGPLQALKMLESGKADDIATSLGVLEQFFSDKITLQDTVKPLLASEQVSLMLGFYLRQSYLPRLLQHNAERLPLAHQHYMRWCRDEQNILGQNKSLALSALLTELRRLRH
- the tmk gene encoding dTMP kinase, translated to MQTKAQFIVVEGLEGAGKSSAIALVKNWLEQQGHDVVCTREPGGTPMAEQIRNLVKQVSDEQVSPTTELLLMYAARMQLITNVIAPALAAGKTVLADRHDLSSRAYQGGGRQLDEAFINDLRRAVLAGKQPDLTLYLDIDPKIGLQRALARGKLDRIEQEQLAFFQRTRAKYQQIAATEPNIITIDASQDIQQVHADIVAALNTRVKL